Proteins from a single region of Nocardioides oleivorans:
- the rpoZ gene encoding DNA-directed RNA polymerase subunit omega yields MASPTIAAEGVTNPSIDDLLSKTDSKYKLVLYSAQRARQINAYYSQLGEGLLEYVGPLVDTHVQEKPLSIALREINDDLLTCEDIDPAAEAAAAEAAADATE; encoded by the coding sequence GTGGCTTCTCCCACCATCGCCGCCGAGGGCGTTACCAACCCCTCGATCGACGACCTGCTCAGCAAGACCGACAGCAAGTACAAGCTGGTGCTCTACAGCGCCCAGCGCGCGCGCCAGATCAACGCCTACTACTCCCAGCTCGGCGAGGGCCTCCTGGAGTACGTCGGCCCGCTCGTCGACACGCACGTGCAGGAGAAGCCGCTGTCGATCGCGCTCCGCGAGATCAACGACGACCTGCTGACCTGCGAGGACATCGACCCCGCCGCCGAGGCCGCTGCCGCCGAGGCCGCTGCCGACGCCACGGAGTGA